One stretch of Gadus macrocephalus chromosome 12, ASM3116895v1 DNA includes these proteins:
- the aasdh gene encoding beta-alanine-activating enzyme isoform X3: MYNVYGITEVSCWASCHQVPESLLKSSHQAASSIPIGAPLLNTSVEVRDDWGCVITAGQGQLFIGGQERVCLIDDESTMVPGTMRATGDWVEMEGKHLHYLGRRDRLVKRNGQRVNLDTVQQVMMSLPQVESCAVGLFKDLRLVAFVVASPSVHQVAATPLQAELSLSVPGDHEGDRGFLADLPEDGSRSEAPIRVLHRVVLQQLSLLVPSASIPDSLVLVQALPLTAHGKVDMNALMKLYQQQREHLESVNSFENMAKLKQRLICLWQDSLGLPEDAVVEDDSLFLFSGGDSLKALRLCDNIIATVGLGVPGLLEAILEGSFTEVVCLIARATRLSPAADNIPNAPSARKRSADHPASSTMVKREHTETYSAPHHLHGPVGSTDGRLTKVLRRAGQVLEMNVSNPETLSGSHCKTISANIKNDYSAKDTSETGIQRALVPELEPRSPELRVRWSSDMGRCVDASPLLVVVQDREAGGTGSKKATVFIGSHSHRMQALDLTTGGLLWERVLGDRIESSAVVMRCGTQLAVGCYDGAVYFLCVASGASRWVFETGDAVKSSPAVDPATGLVIVGSHDGHLYALDPQAQKCVWKYHCGGGAVFSSPYLEPTRRRLYAASLRGHFVCLYPDSGEVMWTYNRETPFFSSPSGSPGCVVIGSVDGNICFFSDTGQLLWQFLAKGAVFSTPCFTPDRQRVLCGAHDGYVYCLETAGGSLVWSFQTSGRVYASPFAFESRSALGREQVLVGVASTDGMLWILDERDGCKIASLSLPGELFSSPVVWERTLLVGCRNDMVYCVDLTNPPNKEELEGHAHMETLPGTGDA; encoded by the exons ATGTACAACGTCTATGGTATCACAGAGGTGTCCTGCTGGGCCAGCTGTCACCAAGTCCCTGAGAGCCTGCTGAAGTCCAGCCATCA AGCTGCGTCTTCCATCCCAATAGGAGCCCCTCTGCTGAACACCAGTGTGGAGGTCCGAGATGATTGGGGCTGTGTCATAACGGCGGGCCAAGGGCAACTTTTTATAG GTGGACAGGAAAGGGTATGCCTCATCGACGATGAGTCCACGATGGTCCCAGGAACGATGCGAGCCACTGGGGACTGGGTCGAGATGGAAGGCAAACATCTCCACTACCTGGGACGGAGGGACAGGCTGGTAAAGCGAAACGGCCAACGCGTGAACTTGGACACAGTGCAACAA GTCATGATGAGTCTCCCTCAGGTGGAGTCATGTGCCGTGGGTCTGTTCAAAGACTTACGACTGGTCGCCTTTGTCGTAGCGTCACCATCCGTCCACCAGGTGGCAGCGACTCCTCTTCAGGCGGAGCTGAGCCTCTCCGTTCCCGGGGATCATGAGGGAGACAGGGGCTTCTTAGCAGACCTCCCAGAGGACGGGAGCAGATCTGAGGCCCCAATCAGAGTCCTTCACAGGGTTGTCCTACAGCAGCTATCCCTGCTGGTTCCCAGTGCCAGCATTCCAGACTCCTTGGTTCTAGTCCAGGCTCTGCCGCTAACTGCTCATG GAAAGGTGGACATGAATGCACTGATGAAGTTATACCAACAACAGAGGGAACATTTGGAGTCAGTCAATTCATTTGAGAATATGGCTAAACTCAAACAGAGACTCATCTGTCTATGGCAG GATAGTTTAGGTCTTCCGGAAGATGCAGTGGTTGAGGATGACTCCCTCTTCCTGTTCAGTGGAGGTGACTCTCTGAAAGCCCTACGTCTCTGCGATAACATCATAGCAACCGTCGGACTTGGCGTACCGGGACTTTTAGAAGCCATACTTGAAGGGTCGTTCACAGAGGTGGTGTGCCTCATTGCGAGGGCAACACGGCTCTCCCCCGCAGCTGACAACATTCCAAATGCACCCTCGGCTAGGAAACGTTCAGCAGACCATCCTGCCTCTTCAACCATGGTCAAGAGAGAACACACAGAAACGTATTCAGCACCACATCATCTACATGGACCAGTAGGTTCAACTGATGGCAGACTTACTAAAGTACTGAGGAGGGCTGGTCAGGTACTGGAAATGAATGTGAGCAATCCAGAGACCCTCAGCGGCTCTCACTGTAAAACGATATCGGCAAACATCAAGAATGATTATTCAGCCAAAGATACTAGCGAGACGGGGATCCAGCGGGCGTTGGTCCCAGAGCTTGAGCCAAGATCCCCAGAGCTGCGTGTGAGATGGTCTTCAGACATGGGTCGCTGTGTGGACGCCTCGCCACTGCTGGTAGTGGTGCAGGACAGGGAGGCCGGAGGAACTGGGTCAAAAAAAGCTACGGTGTTCATCGGCTCCCACTCTCACCGCATGCAGGCCCTGGACCTGACCACCGGGGGGCTTCTGTGGGAGCGCGTGCTGGGAGACAGGATAGAGTCGTCAGCCGTGGTGATGCGCTGCGGGACCCAGCTGGCAGTAG GTTGCTACGATGGTGCTGTGTACTTTCTGTGTGTGGCGTCAGGGGCGAGTCGGTGGGTGTTTGAGACGGGTGATGCCGTGAAAAGCAGCCCTGCGGTGGACCCCGCCACTGGCTTGGTTATCGTAGGTTCTCATGATGGCCATCTCTATGCCTTGGACCCGCAG GCGCAAAAGTGTGTATGGAAGTATCACTGTGGTGGGGGGGCAGTTTTCTCGTCTCCATACCTCGAGCCAACCCGGAGGCGCCTTTACGCCGCATCTTTGAGGGGTCACTTTGTGTGTCTCTACCCT GACAGCGGAGAGGTGATGTGGACATACAACCGAGAGactcccttcttctcctctccctctggctcTCCTGGCTGTGTGGTTATTGGCTCTGTGGACGGAAACATCTGCTTCTTCAGCGACACAGGGCAACTG CTGTGGCAGTTTCTGGCCAAAGGAGCGGTGTTCTCGACGCCTTGCTTCACACCCGACAGGCAGAGGGTGCTGTGCGGCGCACACGACGGTTACGTGTACTGCTTGGAGACCGCCGGTGGCTCCCTGGTCTGGAGCTTCCAGACGTCGGGCCGGGTTTATGCCAGCCCATTTGCCTTTGAGAGCCGATCCGCCTTGGGCAGAGAGCAGGTTCTGGTGGGAGTGGCCTCAACTGACGGCATGCTTTGGATCCTAGACGAAAGGGACGGATGCAAGATCGCTTCTCTCAGTCTCCCCGGAGAGCTGTTTTCCTCGCCCGTGGTGTGGGAGCGCACCCTTTTGGTGGGTTGTCGAAACGACATGGTGTACTGCGTAGATCTGACGAACCCGCCGAACAAAGAGGAGCTGGAAGGACACGCCCACATGGAAACACTTCCAGGGACAGGAGATGCATAG
- the aasdh gene encoding beta-alanine-activating enzyme isoform X1, with translation MNGNKLQDALIAAALKHADRVAVTFDMGSGPENCVSLSYKDVVGHGNELSSSLRNVCRENNGLIGLYVQNDLYLPVWIFGILQLPAAYVPLNPDVPGILSARIMSMCDLNYCTLQSSLFEHFQKKFSKLITVEVCAVWPDYNLTLVRVQPLSSAVILDLGTQQEGTWRACEGWPHASTYLADYTKKGDFAYVLHTSGTTGLPKIVRVPHKCIVPNIQHLRSLFQIGAEDLVFLASPLTFDPSVVEIFLALSSGARLLIAPSVIKKAPNRLAKLLFKDHKTTVLQVTPTLLGRFGHRTLTEEVLSAGSSLRVLALGGEACPSLGLLRSWRQEGNRTQMYNVYGITEVSCWASCHQVPESLLKSSHQAASSIPIGAPLLNTSVEVRDDWGCVITAGQGQLFIGGQERVCLIDDESTMVPGTMRATGDWVEMEGKHLHYLGRRDRLVKRNGQRVNLDTVQQVMMSLPQVESCAVGLFKDLRLVAFVVASPSVHQVAATPLQAELSLSVPGDHEGDRGFLADLPEDGSRSEAPIRVLHRVVLQQLSLLVPSASIPDSLVLVQALPLTAHGKVDMNALMKLYQQQREHLESVNSFENMAKLKQRLICLWQDSLGLPEDAVVEDDSLFLFSGGDSLKALRLCDNIIATVGLGVPGLLEAILEGSFTEVVCLIARATRLSPAADNIPNAPSARKRSADHPASSTMVKREHTETYSAPHHLHGPVGSTDGRLTKVLRRAGQVLEMNVSNPETLSGSHCKTISANIKNDYSAKDTSETGIQRALVPELEPRSPELRVRWSSDMGRCVDASPLLVVVQDREAGGTGSKKATVFIGSHSHRMQALDLTTGGLLWERVLGDRIESSAVVMRCGTQLAVGCYDGAVYFLCVASGASRWVFETGDAVKSSPAVDPATGLVIVGSHDGHLYALDPQAQKCVWKYHCGGGAVFSSPYLEPTRRRLYAASLRGHFVCLYPDSGEVMWTYNRETPFFSSPSGSPGCVVIGSVDGNICFFSDTGQLLWQFLAKGAVFSTPCFTPDRQRVLCGAHDGYVYCLETAGGSLVWSFQTSGRVYASPFAFESRSALGREQVLVGVASTDGMLWILDERDGCKIASLSLPGELFSSPVVWERTLLVGCRNDMVYCVDLTNPPNKEELEGHAHMETLPGTGDA, from the exons ATGAATGGAAATAAGCTACAAGATGCTTTGATCGCAGCTGCCCTTAAGCATGCAGATAGAGTAGCTGTCACATTTGATATGGGCTCAGGTCCTGAGAATTGCGTTTCGTTATCATACAAAGACGTGGTGGGCCATGGAAATGAATTGTCTTCTTCTCTGCGGAATGTATGTCGCGAAAATAATGGCCTTATTGGGCTGTATGTTCAAAATGACTTGTATCTTCCTGTCTGGATTTTCGG AATTCTACAGTTACCAGCTGCCTATGTGCCTCTTAATCCAGATGTCCCAGGAATTCTGTCCGCTCGCATAATGAGCATGTGTGATCTGAATTACTGCACTCTGCAGAGCAGTTTGTTTGAA CATTTCCAGAAGAAGTTCTCCAAACTGATTACTGTGGAGGTATGTGCTGTGTGGCCCGATTACAACCTGACCCTTGTGAGAGTTCAGCCGCTGTCATCAGCTGTCATATTGGACCTAGGGACACAGCAGGAAGGAACTTGGAGAGCTTGTGAAGGATGGCCCCATGCCTCGACATATCTTGCTGATTACACCAAAAAAGGAGATTTTGCATATGTGCTTCACACTTCGGGAACTACTGGGCTTCCAAAAATTGTAAGGGTACCACACAAGTGCATAGTACCCAATATACAGCATCTCAG ATCTTTATTCCAGATTGGTGCAGAGGACTTGGTTTTTCTCGCATCgccgttgacctttgacccctcggTGGTAGAGATTTTTCTTGCCTTGTCATCAGGGGCTCGGCTGCTCATTGCCCCCTCCGTCATCAAGAAGGCGCCCAATCGATTGGCAAAACTGCTCTTCAAAGATCACAAGACAACTGTCCTACAG GTTACGCCCACTTTGCTGGGACGTTTCGGCCACCGCACGCTCACAGAGGAGGTGTTGTCTGCAGGCTCTTCCTTACGGGTGCTGGCCCTCGGCGGGGAGGCCTGTCCCTCCCTAGGCCTGCTGCGGAGCTGGAGACAGGAAGGCAACAGGACTCAGATGTACAACGTCTATGGTATCACAGAGGTGTCCTGCTGGGCCAGCTGTCACCAAGTCCCTGAGAGCCTGCTGAAGTCCAGCCATCA AGCTGCGTCTTCCATCCCAATAGGAGCCCCTCTGCTGAACACCAGTGTGGAGGTCCGAGATGATTGGGGCTGTGTCATAACGGCGGGCCAAGGGCAACTTTTTATAG GTGGACAGGAAAGGGTATGCCTCATCGACGATGAGTCCACGATGGTCCCAGGAACGATGCGAGCCACTGGGGACTGGGTCGAGATGGAAGGCAAACATCTCCACTACCTGGGACGGAGGGACAGGCTGGTAAAGCGAAACGGCCAACGCGTGAACTTGGACACAGTGCAACAA GTCATGATGAGTCTCCCTCAGGTGGAGTCATGTGCCGTGGGTCTGTTCAAAGACTTACGACTGGTCGCCTTTGTCGTAGCGTCACCATCCGTCCACCAGGTGGCAGCGACTCCTCTTCAGGCGGAGCTGAGCCTCTCCGTTCCCGGGGATCATGAGGGAGACAGGGGCTTCTTAGCAGACCTCCCAGAGGACGGGAGCAGATCTGAGGCCCCAATCAGAGTCCTTCACAGGGTTGTCCTACAGCAGCTATCCCTGCTGGTTCCCAGTGCCAGCATTCCAGACTCCTTGGTTCTAGTCCAGGCTCTGCCGCTAACTGCTCATG GAAAGGTGGACATGAATGCACTGATGAAGTTATACCAACAACAGAGGGAACATTTGGAGTCAGTCAATTCATTTGAGAATATGGCTAAACTCAAACAGAGACTCATCTGTCTATGGCAG GATAGTTTAGGTCTTCCGGAAGATGCAGTGGTTGAGGATGACTCCCTCTTCCTGTTCAGTGGAGGTGACTCTCTGAAAGCCCTACGTCTCTGCGATAACATCATAGCAACCGTCGGACTTGGCGTACCGGGACTTTTAGAAGCCATACTTGAAGGGTCGTTCACAGAGGTGGTGTGCCTCATTGCGAGGGCAACACGGCTCTCCCCCGCAGCTGACAACATTCCAAATGCACCCTCGGCTAGGAAACGTTCAGCAGACCATCCTGCCTCTTCAACCATGGTCAAGAGAGAACACACAGAAACGTATTCAGCACCACATCATCTACATGGACCAGTAGGTTCAACTGATGGCAGACTTACTAAAGTACTGAGGAGGGCTGGTCAGGTACTGGAAATGAATGTGAGCAATCCAGAGACCCTCAGCGGCTCTCACTGTAAAACGATATCGGCAAACATCAAGAATGATTATTCAGCCAAAGATACTAGCGAGACGGGGATCCAGCGGGCGTTGGTCCCAGAGCTTGAGCCAAGATCCCCAGAGCTGCGTGTGAGATGGTCTTCAGACATGGGTCGCTGTGTGGACGCCTCGCCACTGCTGGTAGTGGTGCAGGACAGGGAGGCCGGAGGAACTGGGTCAAAAAAAGCTACGGTGTTCATCGGCTCCCACTCTCACCGCATGCAGGCCCTGGACCTGACCACCGGGGGGCTTCTGTGGGAGCGCGTGCTGGGAGACAGGATAGAGTCGTCAGCCGTGGTGATGCGCTGCGGGACCCAGCTGGCAGTAG GTTGCTACGATGGTGCTGTGTACTTTCTGTGTGTGGCGTCAGGGGCGAGTCGGTGGGTGTTTGAGACGGGTGATGCCGTGAAAAGCAGCCCTGCGGTGGACCCCGCCACTGGCTTGGTTATCGTAGGTTCTCATGATGGCCATCTCTATGCCTTGGACCCGCAG GCGCAAAAGTGTGTATGGAAGTATCACTGTGGTGGGGGGGCAGTTTTCTCGTCTCCATACCTCGAGCCAACCCGGAGGCGCCTTTACGCCGCATCTTTGAGGGGTCACTTTGTGTGTCTCTACCCT GACAGCGGAGAGGTGATGTGGACATACAACCGAGAGactcccttcttctcctctccctctggctcTCCTGGCTGTGTGGTTATTGGCTCTGTGGACGGAAACATCTGCTTCTTCAGCGACACAGGGCAACTG CTGTGGCAGTTTCTGGCCAAAGGAGCGGTGTTCTCGACGCCTTGCTTCACACCCGACAGGCAGAGGGTGCTGTGCGGCGCACACGACGGTTACGTGTACTGCTTGGAGACCGCCGGTGGCTCCCTGGTCTGGAGCTTCCAGACGTCGGGCCGGGTTTATGCCAGCCCATTTGCCTTTGAGAGCCGATCCGCCTTGGGCAGAGAGCAGGTTCTGGTGGGAGTGGCCTCAACTGACGGCATGCTTTGGATCCTAGACGAAAGGGACGGATGCAAGATCGCTTCTCTCAGTCTCCCCGGAGAGCTGTTTTCCTCGCCCGTGGTGTGGGAGCGCACCCTTTTGGTGGGTTGTCGAAACGACATGGTGTACTGCGTAGATCTGACGAACCCGCCGAACAAAGAGGAGCTGGAAGGACACGCCCACATGGAAACACTTCCAGGGACAGGAGATGCATAG
- the aasdh gene encoding beta-alanine-activating enzyme isoform X2 — translation MNGNKLQDALIAAALKHADRVAVTFDMGSGPENCVSLSYKDVVGHGNELSSSLRNVCRENNGLIGLYVQNDLYLPVWIFGILQLPAAYVPLNPDVPGILSARIMSMCDLNYCTLQSSLFEHFQKKFSKLITVEVCAVWPDYNLTLVRVQPLSSAVILDLGTQQEGTWRACEGWPHASTYLADYTKKGDFAYVLHTSGTTGLPKIVRVPHKCIVPNIQHLRSLFQIGAEDLVFLASPLTFDPSVVEIFLALSSGARLLIAPSVIKKAPNRLAKLLFKDHKTTVLQVTPTLLGRFGHRTLTEEVLSAGSSLRVLALGGEACPSLGLLRSWRQEGNRTQMYNVYGITEVSCWASCHQVPESLLKSSHQAASSIPIGAPLLNTSVEVRDDWGCVITAGQGQLFIGGQERVCLIDDESTMVPGTMRATGDWVEMEGKHLHYLGRRDRLVKRNGQRVNLDTVQQVMMSLPQVESCAVGLFKDLRLVAFVVASPSVHQVAATPLQAELSLSVPGDHEGDRGFLADLPEDGSRSEAPIRVLHRVVLQQLSLLVPSASIPDSLVLVQALPLTAHGKVDMNALMKLYQQQREHLESVNSFENMAKLKQRLICLWQALDLTTGGLLWERVLGDRIESSAVVMRCGTQLAVGCYDGAVYFLCVASGASRWVFETGDAVKSSPAVDPATGLVIVGSHDGHLYALDPQAQKCVWKYHCGGGAVFSSPYLEPTRRRLYAASLRGHFVCLYPDSGEVMWTYNRETPFFSSPSGSPGCVVIGSVDGNICFFSDTGQLLWQFLAKGAVFSTPCFTPDRQRVLCGAHDGYVYCLETAGGSLVWSFQTSGRVYASPFAFESRSALGREQVLVGVASTDGMLWILDERDGCKIASLSLPGELFSSPVVWERTLLVGCRNDMVYCVDLTNPPNKEELEGHAHMETLPGTGDA, via the exons ATGAATGGAAATAAGCTACAAGATGCTTTGATCGCAGCTGCCCTTAAGCATGCAGATAGAGTAGCTGTCACATTTGATATGGGCTCAGGTCCTGAGAATTGCGTTTCGTTATCATACAAAGACGTGGTGGGCCATGGAAATGAATTGTCTTCTTCTCTGCGGAATGTATGTCGCGAAAATAATGGCCTTATTGGGCTGTATGTTCAAAATGACTTGTATCTTCCTGTCTGGATTTTCGG AATTCTACAGTTACCAGCTGCCTATGTGCCTCTTAATCCAGATGTCCCAGGAATTCTGTCCGCTCGCATAATGAGCATGTGTGATCTGAATTACTGCACTCTGCAGAGCAGTTTGTTTGAA CATTTCCAGAAGAAGTTCTCCAAACTGATTACTGTGGAGGTATGTGCTGTGTGGCCCGATTACAACCTGACCCTTGTGAGAGTTCAGCCGCTGTCATCAGCTGTCATATTGGACCTAGGGACACAGCAGGAAGGAACTTGGAGAGCTTGTGAAGGATGGCCCCATGCCTCGACATATCTTGCTGATTACACCAAAAAAGGAGATTTTGCATATGTGCTTCACACTTCGGGAACTACTGGGCTTCCAAAAATTGTAAGGGTACCACACAAGTGCATAGTACCCAATATACAGCATCTCAG ATCTTTATTCCAGATTGGTGCAGAGGACTTGGTTTTTCTCGCATCgccgttgacctttgacccctcggTGGTAGAGATTTTTCTTGCCTTGTCATCAGGGGCTCGGCTGCTCATTGCCCCCTCCGTCATCAAGAAGGCGCCCAATCGATTGGCAAAACTGCTCTTCAAAGATCACAAGACAACTGTCCTACAG GTTACGCCCACTTTGCTGGGACGTTTCGGCCACCGCACGCTCACAGAGGAGGTGTTGTCTGCAGGCTCTTCCTTACGGGTGCTGGCCCTCGGCGGGGAGGCCTGTCCCTCCCTAGGCCTGCTGCGGAGCTGGAGACAGGAAGGCAACAGGACTCAGATGTACAACGTCTATGGTATCACAGAGGTGTCCTGCTGGGCCAGCTGTCACCAAGTCCCTGAGAGCCTGCTGAAGTCCAGCCATCA AGCTGCGTCTTCCATCCCAATAGGAGCCCCTCTGCTGAACACCAGTGTGGAGGTCCGAGATGATTGGGGCTGTGTCATAACGGCGGGCCAAGGGCAACTTTTTATAG GTGGACAGGAAAGGGTATGCCTCATCGACGATGAGTCCACGATGGTCCCAGGAACGATGCGAGCCACTGGGGACTGGGTCGAGATGGAAGGCAAACATCTCCACTACCTGGGACGGAGGGACAGGCTGGTAAAGCGAAACGGCCAACGCGTGAACTTGGACACAGTGCAACAA GTCATGATGAGTCTCCCTCAGGTGGAGTCATGTGCCGTGGGTCTGTTCAAAGACTTACGACTGGTCGCCTTTGTCGTAGCGTCACCATCCGTCCACCAGGTGGCAGCGACTCCTCTTCAGGCGGAGCTGAGCCTCTCCGTTCCCGGGGATCATGAGGGAGACAGGGGCTTCTTAGCAGACCTCCCAGAGGACGGGAGCAGATCTGAGGCCCCAATCAGAGTCCTTCACAGGGTTGTCCTACAGCAGCTATCCCTGCTGGTTCCCAGTGCCAGCATTCCAGACTCCTTGGTTCTAGTCCAGGCTCTGCCGCTAACTGCTCATG GAAAGGTGGACATGAATGCACTGATGAAGTTATACCAACAACAGAGGGAACATTTGGAGTCAGTCAATTCATTTGAGAATATGGCTAAACTCAAACAGAGACTCATCTGTCTATGGCAG GCCCTGGACCTGACCACCGGGGGGCTTCTGTGGGAGCGCGTGCTGGGAGACAGGATAGAGTCGTCAGCCGTGGTGATGCGCTGCGGGACCCAGCTGGCAGTAG GTTGCTACGATGGTGCTGTGTACTTTCTGTGTGTGGCGTCAGGGGCGAGTCGGTGGGTGTTTGAGACGGGTGATGCCGTGAAAAGCAGCCCTGCGGTGGACCCCGCCACTGGCTTGGTTATCGTAGGTTCTCATGATGGCCATCTCTATGCCTTGGACCCGCAG GCGCAAAAGTGTGTATGGAAGTATCACTGTGGTGGGGGGGCAGTTTTCTCGTCTCCATACCTCGAGCCAACCCGGAGGCGCCTTTACGCCGCATCTTTGAGGGGTCACTTTGTGTGTCTCTACCCT GACAGCGGAGAGGTGATGTGGACATACAACCGAGAGactcccttcttctcctctccctctggctcTCCTGGCTGTGTGGTTATTGGCTCTGTGGACGGAAACATCTGCTTCTTCAGCGACACAGGGCAACTG CTGTGGCAGTTTCTGGCCAAAGGAGCGGTGTTCTCGACGCCTTGCTTCACACCCGACAGGCAGAGGGTGCTGTGCGGCGCACACGACGGTTACGTGTACTGCTTGGAGACCGCCGGTGGCTCCCTGGTCTGGAGCTTCCAGACGTCGGGCCGGGTTTATGCCAGCCCATTTGCCTTTGAGAGCCGATCCGCCTTGGGCAGAGAGCAGGTTCTGGTGGGAGTGGCCTCAACTGACGGCATGCTTTGGATCCTAGACGAAAGGGACGGATGCAAGATCGCTTCTCTCAGTCTCCCCGGAGAGCTGTTTTCCTCGCCCGTGGTGTGGGAGCGCACCCTTTTGGTGGGTTGTCGAAACGACATGGTGTACTGCGTAGATCTGACGAACCCGCCGAACAAAGAGGAGCTGGAAGGACACGCCCACATGGAAACACTTCCAGGGACAGGAGATGCATAG